The Candidatus Planktophila sp. region AAGACCCACCATCTGTAATCCCTGAGCTCGTTAAAAATTGGGAGGCAGGCTTTTTAGTTACTTACGGAGTGCGCGCCAAACGGGAAGAATCGTTAGTTATGCGTTTTGCCCGCGGCTTGTATTACCGAATAATCAAAAAGTTTGCAGCCGCCGTAATCCCACTTAACTCAGGTGAGTTTCTGCTTGCGGATAAGAAAGTAATTGACTCGATTTTGGCCGTTGATGACCAGTATCCATACATCAGAGGGTTAATCGCGCAAACCGGAGTGAAGAGCACGTCGGTTCCATATACGTGGGTCAAGCGCGAGCGAGGCAAATCAAAGAACAGTTTTATCTCTCTAATCGATCAGGCAATAAATGGCTTCGTTTCAACGTCACGTGTGCCGGCACGGTTAGCGCTTTTAGGCGGTTTTATTCTTTCATTTCTTGGTTTTGCCTATGCTCTATTTACCGTAATCATGGTTCTAACTTCCGATGGAAGCGCGCCGGTTGGGATTCCAACAATCATCGTCGGAATCTTTTTGATGGGTGGTGTTCAACTGCTTTTCTTAGGACTCATCGGAGAATATATTTTGAGCATTCATGGGCAAGTACGACGAACGCCGCCAATGTTTGAAATCGAGCGTATTAATTTCAAGGAGAGATAGTGGCTAAGAAAAAATATGTTGCACCTAAAGCCGTTCCTCAAGAGACCTTCCCAACACCTATTGCCTTGGGCATTAAAGCCTTTGCACTTACAGGTTCACTTATTTTTATTATTCAACTTCTTCGCGGCTCGGCACAGAGTGAAACTCCTGACAAGGCAATTTACTTATTAGCAATTCTCATTGCCGGAGTATTTCTTCTTCTTGGTTTTTCAAAGTTAAGTAAATCGACTGGTAAATACCTGCATGGATCTTTGGCACTACTTATCACTGCAATAGGAACCGCAGGAATCGAAGAGCATGAACCGATAAATGGAGTGGTGCTCTCAGATCGACTGTGGCTAGGTTTTGGTCCTTACACTTTGATTCTGGCAATACTTATAATGCCCATTGTTTTCAAAATTATTGAATGGCGAACTTTAAATATTGCTTGGAAAGCCGTTCTATCCACGCTATTTCTAATAAATGCAGTTTTAGTAATTCCGAGTTTCTGGCAAAGCGCTGCAACGGTTGTCGATGCAGATCACTCTGAGTATGTGATTAACGAACTTTTGGCTCCAGTTGTTGGGTATTGGCCATACTCAGACTTCATCCCGCAGTACCAAAGTTTTTATGGATTCTTCCTGAAGCCATTTGTAGGTGGAATGAGCGCCAGTCAAATATCGGACGTAGCTTTTATAGCTCTGACCCTCTTAAGTTTTGCTACGCTAATTCTCGGTGTTTTTATTGCGTGGAACGCTATTGATCGCAGATCTGTAGTGTTAGCGACCGGTCTAGTAATTCCCTTCACCGCTTTAACTCAGTTTCCTACACGTGAGGGATATCTTGGCTCTATTGCCGCCTTGCTTTCAGGACTTTCAATCCGAATATTTCCCGGACTTGTCTTAATTGGCCTGTTAATTCTCCTGCTTCGGAAGAGATCAGAGAAAACAACGGTTAAGCGAACAGTTGCATTTCTGGCATTCGGATTTTTATCTGGGGTAACTACTTGGCAGTCTCAAGACTTTGGTATTGCAGCAGTGGTGACCTCATTTTTGGTTATCGCGTATGCAAGCAGTACACGATTTTTGGAGATTAAAAATACGGTCATTGCATTAATTGGCTTTGTTCCAGGGTTCGCTCTGTATCCAATCATCGCCGGTGCTGCCGGTAAAACTATCGACTTTAAATACTTTTTGTTCTTCGCTAGACAGTTTGGCTCTGGTTTCGGAGCTGAGCGAATTCGTACGCCAGGTCCGGTGCTCTTTATTTTGCCGTTAATAGTGCTACTTGTTGTAGTACATGGAATATATGTCTATCGCTCTAAGAAGAGCGCGAGTGAAGCCGGTGACTACTCACTAAACGCTTTAATTGGCTTTGCCTTTGGTCTCTGGTCACTCTTTGGTTTCACGTATTACCTCAA contains the following coding sequences:
- a CDS encoding glycosyltransferase family 2 protein; the protein is MKKLSVITPCYNEEVNVEICASELKKIMQEQLPHYDYEHIFADNASTDLTLIKLREIAAGDEHVKVISNSRNVGPFRNMWNAMKSATGDIVVPQLAADLQDPPSVIPELVKNWEAGFLVTYGVRAKREESLVMRFARGLYYRIIKKFAAAVIPLNSGEFLLADKKVIDSILAVDDQYPYIRGLIAQTGVKSTSVPYTWVKRERGKSKNSFISLIDQAINGFVSTSRVPARLALLGGFILSFLGFAYALFTVIMVLTSDGSAPVGIPTIIVGIFLMGGVQLLFLGLIGEYILSIHGQVRRTPPMFEIERINFKER